The following is a genomic window from Lysinibacillus sp. G4S2.
ATTATACGCAACTGCAATTTTTGCCCCAACTACTGCATTATTTTTTACTAATGCAATATTGGCATCAAGGCTTTTACCTTCTGTTAATTCTTTAACTTTTCCAAGTAAGAATGGTGTCACGTTTTTACCTTGAATTCCGTTTTCTTCTGCTTCTACTAGAGCTTTTTCAATGATTTCTGTAATGAATGAATGTTCAAGTGCTTCAGACTCTGGAATTGGGTTAGCAATGACTGCTCCACCTTTTAAGCCTAATTGCCATTTTGCACGTAGCATTTCTGCTACTTCCTCTGGCGTATCAATCTTGAAGTTTACATCAAAACCGCTTTGACGTGTGTAGAATGCTGGCAGTTCATCTGTACCGTATCCAACGACTGGTACACCTTTTGTTTCAAGATATTCTAAAGTTAAACCAATATCTAAAATGGACTTAGCACCCGCACAAATTACAGCAACATTTGTTTGTGCTAACTCTTCTAAGTCTGCTGAAATATCCATTGTTGTTTCAGCACCACGGTGTACACCACCGATACCGCCAGTTACAAAAATTTCGATATCAGCTAACTCTGCACAAATCATTGTTGCAGCTACAGTTGTCGCTCCTAATTTTTTTGTTGCTAAAAGATAGCCTAAGTCACGACGAGATGCTTTTGCTACACCTTGTGAATTACCGAACATTTCAAGTTCTTCATCTGATAAACCAATTTTGATTTTCCCATCAATTAATGCAATAGTTGCAGGTACTGCACCATTATCACGAATAATTTGTTCTACTTCTCGTGCTGTTTTCACATTTTGTGGATATGGCATTCCGTGAGAAATAATTGTTGATTCTAATGCTACGATTGGTAAACCTTTCGCTTGTCCTGCTTTTACTTCCTCTGATAATACGATGAATTCTTTCATGTTGTTATTCCTCCATTTCACTGTTTAACAAATCAACTGATAGCTCAGGTCTTACCGTATATGGAGATGCAAGCGTATTTTTGGCATTTGTTAAGCCTGCATCAATACATGTTGCAAAGGATTGCCCAGTAAGCCAGCTATGGATCACAGCACTGACAAAGGCATCTCCTGCACCTGTCACATCTTCAATTTTTTCTATAGCTTTAGCTGCAAAATGATTTGGCTTCGTTGTAGTAGAAGCTGCATACACACCCTTACTACCAGCTGTAATAATGACATGCTCAGCACCTAGTGTAAGAAGTTGCTGTAAAGCCTTTTCGTAGTGTGCAGCATTTTCGATTTTATGACCTACAATCGTCTCTGCTTCATCTGTGTTACAAATAAACCATGTTACACCTTGCAACGTATCCGGTAATCGATTCATTTTTGGCGAAGATACCGGTACGATGACAAATGGAATTTCGCGGGCAATCGACACCTGCTGAATGTAAGCTACTGTTTCCTTTGGACAATTTAAGTCCATAATAAAGCAGTCAGCATTCATCAGCATTGCCTCATGTTTTTTTAGCAAACTTGGCAATAAAAGATCATATACTTCCATGTTTGCTACCGCTAATGCTAGCTCGCCCTGCTCATCCATAACCGCAGTATAGGAACCCGTCGAAGCGTCAGGAAGTTGCTCCACATAACGTAAATTCATAAATGGCTCTGAAGCTTCTTGGATTACTTGCCAATCAGCATCTTTGCCGGCAGTAGTCAGCAATGTAACCTGATGATTTAATCTGCCTAAGTTTTCAGCAATGTTTCGACCAACACCACCTACACTAAATGAAGAGCTAGCAGGATTGGATGTACCAAACTGTACGTTCCCCTTTACATGAAATTTTCGATCTAGATTTGCTCCACCGATACAAATAATTTCATTTTCCTCAGGCAAAATATATGCACGACCGACAATTTTCCCCTGCTTCGTTAAGCTCGACACTAAATTAGCAAGGACTGGTCGAGATAGTTTCATCTTATCTGCCATCTCTTGCTGAGACATAAACGGATTCTGGCGAATTAATGCAAGGACAGCCTGTTCTCTTTCATTCATAGCATCACCTTTTATTATATTTGTTTACATTATAAACTTTTGTTTGTTTTATGTCAAAAAGTTTTTTAAACAAAAAAGTTAAAGCCCATATGTTAGTGGCTTCAACTTTTTGTTGTGATAACTATTACTTAGATGAAATTAAGGTGTCGTATATAATATAGATCTCTTCGGCAAAACGAAGGCATGATTTCCGTTCCGACTGGACGGTTTCCTGGGGCGTCTAGCTGGAACGAGGATCAACCATTTCGTATAGTGTGTATCTTCTGGTATGCACGCTAATTCATAGTGATAAAACGAAACTTCAGCAATATGTTTATCTGTACGAAAGCGTAGTGCAACGTAGCGACAGCAACAATATGTTTATCTGTGCGAAAGCGGCGTAGTGCAACGTAGCGACAGCAACAATATGTTTATTCAGCGAAAGCGGCGTAGTGCAACGTAGCGACAGCAACAATATGTTTATCTGTGCGAAAGTATAGTGCAACGTAGCTACAGCAACAATGTTTTTCATGTGCGAAAGCGAAGCGGCAGCAACAACAAATGTTTTCTGTGCGAAAGCGGAGCGGCAAAAACAACAAATGTTTTCTGTGCGAAAGCGGAGCGGCAAAAACAACAGCTGATGAAGTGGCTCGACGATTAAAAATGCCAATCGCTGATAAAATACTGAGAATCGCTGATAAATACATGATTATCGCTGATAAAATGCCGAGAATCGCTGATAACTACACGAAAATTTGGAAATCACCCCCCCGTTACGATGATGGCATCTTCTTTATTTAATAACTCCAAAAATGACTTTATTGCTTAATTGATAAGCATTTCATTTTCTTCATAATTTCTCAATAGTTTGGCTCTTCTCCATAAAGCGTAGTTGATTTCTTTGAGAGAAAGAGCTTGTTTTTCGATAAAAGCCCAAAAAGTTACGATAAAATGAGATTTTGTTTCGATAAAAGCTCAAATAATTTCGATAAATAGCGATTTTGTTTCGATAAATCTTCAAAGTTTTCCTATAAAACAGCAAAAAAAAGCGCCACAAGGAAGTGACGCTTTTTGCTTTCTTTAAAATAAGAAACTCGATCATTATTAATATTGAATAAGTGTTTTTATGTTTAAGTCACCAATTTTTGCACGACCGTTTAGCTCAGTTAACTCGATAAGGAAAGCACAGCCAACAACCTGCCCACCTAATTGTTCAACTAAACGAACTGTCGCTTCAATTGTACCGCCAGTCGCAAGCAAGTCATCACAGATTAATACTTTTTGACCTGGTTTAATCGCATCTTTGTGCATTGTTAATGTATCTTTACCGTACTCAAGTCCATAGTCAGCACTTATCACTTCACGTGGTAATTTCCCTGGCTTACGAACAGGCGCAAAACCAATTTCAAGCGCATAAGCAACGGGGCATCCGATAATGAAGCCACGAGCCTCAGGACCAACCACAATTTCAGCACCTAGTTCTTTTGCGTAATTTACAATTTGATCTGTTGCATATTTGTATGCAGGACCGTTATCCATAATTGTTGTTATATCTTTGAAGCTGATGCCCTCTTTCGGCCAGTTTTCAACCGTTGTTACGTATTGCTTTAAATCCATGTTATTGTTCCTCCTACGAAACTTTTTTCGTATATTAATGTAATCGTTCATCAAACCATTGTTTTAATTCTATATAAGGGGCATATACAAGCTTTTGCTCCATTTCAATCTGTTCTGAACGTTGTTTGTAAGACGACGCCTCTGTAAGTGCTTGTTTTGGTGCATCCACATTGACAGTCGTCAGTCCACTCTCCATTTTAACAAAATCAAGCTCAAAAAACACCTGTGTCATAAATTTTAAGGCATCTAATGGCCAACCTGTATGCTTTGCTAATTCAGCCAAATGCATATTTAATGGGAAAGCAGGACGATTTTTTAAAAACTTATAATACCAAGAGAATTGCTCACGTGTAGGCAATCCATTGAAATACTGAGAATCAGGCATGTAAAAATGTGCATAAATACGAGAAGGTGCTGCTTTTCGTAAAACACTTTCTAACATTTGAACATTTTGTGGCAAATCTAGTAATACGAGATAATTACTTTGAACTACATTCGAAAGCATAGGATCAACTGCTAGAATCGGCACACCAATCAGAGACTGATAATAGGTCACCGTTTCTGAACGGAAGGCAATAAATGTCGCCTCCTCTTTCGGGACCGTATTTAACCAGCGTGATGTTTGGCGAATACCACGAATATCAAACAATTGCCACTCAGTTGTTTGAACATCCTCAATCATAAACTGTGCTTTTTTACGTCCCTGCCACTCGTTAATTTGTAAATCTCCTGTAAATGATACTTTTATTCCATATGTTAATTCATCGTGTAGATGTCCTTTATTAAAGCCGACACTATCTAATTTTTCATAGCCATCCGTCAATTCCATTTTAATATGATTTTCGGCTGCTCCAATTTTTCGCATGGAGGCTATCTCCACATCTTCAAGCACATAAATAGGCTTCGGAAAATCCGTACCATATGGACCAAGCGTAGAAATTTCTTCAATGGCATCTGCTGAAATTTCATCAAGCTTTAAAGGTATATCAATATTAAGTACAGGTGTCAATTGCTCTTCTGATAAACAAGCTCTTGCTTGAGCATTTAAGCGTGATCTTAATTCATCAACATTTTCACTAGATAATGTCATCCCTGCCGCCATAGGATGCCCACCAAAATGAGGCAATATATCTCGGTTTTTCGCTAGTTCATTATACAAATGGAAACCTTCAATACTACGAGCAGAGCCTTTAGCTGTTCCTTTTTCATAGTCTAGTGATAGTACAATTGTTGGACGATAATATAGCTCGACAAGACGAGATGCGACAATCCCTACGACTCCAGCATTCCAGCCTTCCCCAGCAATAACTAAAACGAGTGAATCCCCGATTTTTTTATCCGATTCAATGAGAGCAATCGCCTCATCCGTAATACTCTTTACAATATCTTTGCGTTCACTATTACACGCATTCAGTTGTTTTGCCAATGCTGTTGCCGTAGCATTATCCTCAGCCATTAATAGGTTTACACCTGGTGCCGCTTCTCCGAGTCGACCAACTGCATTTAAGCGCGGTCCAAAGTAAAAACCGATTGTTTCTTCACTGATTTTGGCTTGCTCTGCACTTGCTACTTCACACATTGCCTGTACCCAAGGGCTGAGTGAACGTCGCATTTCTTCTATTCCTCGCTTTACAAGGTAGCGGTTTTCATCAACTAATGGCACTAAATCAGCTACTGTTCCAACAGCTACATATTCAATTAAATGCGTTGGCAGTTCTCCGTATAGAGCATGCGCTAACTTAAACGCTACACCCACACCTGCTAGCTCGCCAAATGGATAATGTCCTTCTGGTATACGAGGATGTAATATAATATCCGCAGGTGGTAATTCATCGCCTGGTTCATGGTGATCTGTAACGATAACATCCATACCTAGTTCCTTCGCTACACGAATTGGTTCAATACCAGAAATACCATTATCAACTGTAATAATTAACTGAACACCCTCGTCATGAGCTTCACGAAATAGCGTTTCGTTTGGTCCATAGCCATGCATAAAACGATTCGGTATTTTAAACGACACATCAGCACCGAGATCAAGCAACACATTAAGCATCACTGTCGTGCTTGTGACCCCATCGGCGTCATAATCGCCATATACAAGGATTTTCTCTCCGTTTTCAAGCGCTTGCTCAATACGTGCCACAGCTTCTGCCATGCCGTGCATTAAAAACGGGTCATGGATACTTGCTTCTGTCATATTTAATAAGCTCTCTGCGTCAGCAGTTGTTTCACAGCCTCGTGCAGCTAAAATTTTCGCTGCAATCGCAGAAAGTTGTAGGTCATTTTGTAATGTTTGGACAAGCATTGCGTCTGGACGCTCTACCTGCCATCTTTTTTTCGATAGAATCATCTTTTCACTTCCTTACGAAGGCTATTATACCGAAAATCTAGCCTGTCCGCACTATCCATCAGATTGATAGTTTTATCCTTCCGATTCTCCATTCAATCCGCCAGCTATACTTTTCTAACCGACTCACAAAAAAAGCCTACTCTTTTAAAGAGTAGACTTCTCATGATCACCTTTTGAAGCAGACACTAATGCCTCGACCTTCTCCAAATTCCCTTCATGCAATGCTGTCACTATCGCACTGCCAACAATCACGCCATCACTAAGTGTACCCATGCTTACCACCTGCTCAGGGGTTGAGATTCCAAAGCCAGCAAGTACTGGTATTTGACTTGCTTCACGTAAGCGTGCAAAATGACCGTCTAAATCATTCGCAAAGCTTGTGCGGGCCCCTGTGATTCCATTGACTGTCACAGCATAGACAAAGCCTTGACTGGCAGCTGCAATACGTGCAATTCGCTCTGGAGGGCTTGTTAATGATACAAGCTGGACAATGTCGATACCATAAGGATTTAATTCATCATGTAAAATAGCACTTTCCTCTAGCGGTACATCAGGAACGATTAACCCTTTAACGCCCCCTGCCACACAAGCCTTAGCAAATGCCTCTAACCCAAAAGCTAACACAGGATTAAAATAAGTCATGACAACTAACGGAACTTGAATTTCTTCTTTAAATGAAGCTAATTCTGCTAGCACTTTACGTAATGTCACACCTTCTGCTAAAGCCCGTTCACCAGCCTGCTCTATCGTCGGTCCATCCGCTACAGGATCCGTGAATGGTATACCAACCTCAATTGCCGTTA
Proteins encoded in this region:
- the trpA gene encoding tryptophan synthase subunit alpha — protein: MTTLQLAIEQTKVSGNKAFVPYIMAGDGGLETLKPTILKLQQMGVTAIEVGIPFTDPVADGPTIEQAGERALAEGVTLRKVLAELASFKEEIQVPLVVMTYFNPVLAFGLEAFAKACVAGGVKGLIVPDVPLEESAILHDELNPYGIDIVQLVSLTSPPERIARIAAASQGFVYAVTVNGITGARTSFANDLDGHFARLREASQIPVLAGFGISTPEQVVSMGTLSDGVIVGSAIVTALHEGNLEKVEALVSASKGDHEKSTL
- a CDS encoding adenine phosphoribosyltransferase, coding for MDLKQYVTTVENWPKEGISFKDITTIMDNGPAYKYATDQIVNYAKELGAEIVVGPEARGFIIGCPVAYALEIGFAPVRKPGKLPREVISADYGLEYGKDTLTMHKDAIKPGQKVLICDDLLATGGTIEATVRLVEQLGGQVVGCAFLIELTELNGRAKIGDLNIKTLIQY
- a CDS encoding pseudouridine-5'-phosphate glycosidase — encoded protein: MKEFIVLSEEVKAGQAKGLPIVALESTIISHGMPYPQNVKTAREVEQIIRDNGAVPATIALIDGKIKIGLSDEELEMFGNSQGVAKASRRDLGYLLATKKLGATTVAATMICAELADIEIFVTGGIGGVHRGAETTMDISADLEELAQTNVAVICAGAKSILDIGLTLEYLETKGVPVVGYGTDELPAFYTRQSGFDVNFKIDTPEEVAEMLRAKWQLGLKGGAVIANPIPESEALEHSFITEIIEKALVEAEENGIQGKNVTPFLLGKVKELTEGKSLDANIALVKNNAVVGAKIAVAYNKLG
- a CDS encoding carbohydrate kinase; translated protein: MNEREQAVLALIRQNPFMSQQEMADKMKLSRPVLANLVSSLTKQGKIVGRAYILPEENEIICIGGANLDRKFHVKGNVQFGTSNPASSSFSVGGVGRNIAENLGRLNHQVTLLTTAGKDADWQVIQEASEPFMNLRYVEQLPDASTGSYTAVMDEQGELALAVANMEVYDLLLPSLLKKHEAMLMNADCFIMDLNCPKETVAYIQQVSIAREIPFVIVPVSSPKMNRLPDTLQGVTWFICNTDEAETIVGHKIENAAHYEKALQQLLTLGAEHVIITAGSKGVYAASTTTKPNHFAAKAIEKIEDVTGAGDAFVSAVIHSWLTGQSFATCIDAGLTNAKNTLASPYTVRPELSVDLLNSEMEE
- the recJ gene encoding single-stranded-DNA-specific exonuclease RecJ gives rise to the protein MILSKKRWQVERPDAMLVQTLQNDLQLSAIAAKILAARGCETTADAESLLNMTEASIHDPFLMHGMAEAVARIEQALENGEKILVYGDYDADGVTSTTVMLNVLLDLGADVSFKIPNRFMHGYGPNETLFREAHDEGVQLIITVDNGISGIEPIRVAKELGMDVIVTDHHEPGDELPPADIILHPRIPEGHYPFGELAGVGVAFKLAHALYGELPTHLIEYVAVGTVADLVPLVDENRYLVKRGIEEMRRSLSPWVQAMCEVASAEQAKISEETIGFYFGPRLNAVGRLGEAAPGVNLLMAEDNATATALAKQLNACNSERKDIVKSITDEAIALIESDKKIGDSLVLVIAGEGWNAGVVGIVASRLVELYYRPTIVLSLDYEKGTAKGSARSIEGFHLYNELAKNRDILPHFGGHPMAAGMTLSSENVDELRSRLNAQARACLSEEQLTPVLNIDIPLKLDEISADAIEEISTLGPYGTDFPKPIYVLEDVEIASMRKIGAAENHIKMELTDGYEKLDSVGFNKGHLHDELTYGIKVSFTGDLQINEWQGRKKAQFMIEDVQTTEWQLFDIRGIRQTSRWLNTVPKEEATFIAFRSETVTYYQSLIGVPILAVDPMLSNVVQSNYLVLLDLPQNVQMLESVLRKAAPSRIYAHFYMPDSQYFNGLPTREQFSWYYKFLKNRPAFPLNMHLAELAKHTGWPLDALKFMTQVFFELDFVKMESGLTTVNVDAPKQALTEASSYKQRSEQIEMEQKLVYAPYIELKQWFDERLH